From Rhodoferax sp. AJA081-3, the proteins below share one genomic window:
- the ppc gene encoding phosphoenolpyruvate carboxylase: MKTVPAPAPAKRAKDNERPLVEDIRLLGRILGDEIREQEGDAAFELIEKIRTLSVAFRRDADQEADKALKKLLKGLSGDQTVSVIRAFTYFSHLANLAEDRHHIRRRAIHERAGDTQEGSIDVAMSRLRWAGIAPKTISSTLAQSYVSPVLTAHPTEVQRKSILDAERGIARLLTERDEIKMRSAFFENKKDALSARELAANEAQMRARVMQLWQTRLLRFNKLTVADEVENALSYYESTFLREIPKLYANLEQLLGNNQPVHSFLRMGQWIGGDRDGNPNVSAQTLDYALRRQAEVALRHYLTEVHYLGGELSVSAMLNECTPEMKALAESSPDQNVHRMDEPYRRALTGVYARLAATLKELTGTEAARHAVAPQNPYKRSQEFAAELRTIEASLKANHGSALVAERLHPLIRAVDVFGFHLATVDLRQSSDKHEEVVAELLATARIETNYSALDEAAKRKLLMGLLGDARALQVHGISYSAHTQSELAIFSAAKVMRERFGHEAIRHYIISHTETVSDLLEVLLLQKEVGLMRGVLNGPATSTGADPLSPVCDLIVVPLFETIEDLRNAAPIMREFYALPGIAALVQRSGGEQDIMLGYSDSNKDGGIFTSNWELYRAEIALVELFDELAKSHPIQLRMFHGRGGTVGRGGGPSYEAILAQPPGTVRGQIRLTEQGEVIGSKYANPEIGRRNLETLVAATLEATLLQPTKSATKAYLDAAAELSRNSMAAYRALVYETPGFTEYFFSSTPIREIAELNIGSRPASRKASQRIEDLRAIPWGFSWGQCRLTLPGWYGFGSAVQAFISAGTPAEQKERTALLQKMYRQWPFFKTLLSNMDMVMAKSDLALASRYSELVADARLRKKIFTAIEAEWHSTAQALATITGDKNRLANNAALQRSIRHRFPYIDPLHHLQVELVRRYREGKADERVQRGIHISINGIAAGLRNTG, from the coding sequence ATGAAAACTGTACCCGCCCCAGCCCCCGCCAAACGCGCAAAAGACAACGAACGCCCCCTGGTGGAGGACATCCGCCTGCTGGGTCGGATACTGGGTGACGAAATCCGCGAACAAGAGGGTGATGCGGCCTTTGAGTTGATAGAAAAAATCCGCACCCTGTCCGTCGCCTTTCGCCGCGATGCCGACCAGGAAGCTGACAAAGCGCTCAAGAAGCTGCTCAAAGGGCTGAGCGGCGACCAGACGGTGAGTGTGATCCGCGCCTTCACCTATTTCTCGCACCTGGCCAACCTGGCCGAAGACCGCCACCACATCCGCCGCCGCGCCATCCACGAGCGCGCGGGCGACACACAAGAAGGCAGCATCGATGTAGCCATGTCGCGCCTGCGCTGGGCCGGCATTGCGCCCAAGACCATCTCCAGCACACTGGCGCAAAGTTATGTGTCGCCGGTGCTGACCGCCCACCCCACCGAGGTGCAGCGCAAGAGTATTCTGGACGCCGAGCGCGGCATTGCCCGACTACTGACCGAGCGTGACGAGATCAAGATGCGCAGCGCCTTTTTTGAGAACAAGAAGGATGCCCTCAGTGCCCGCGAACTCGCCGCCAATGAAGCCCAGATGCGCGCGCGTGTCATGCAGCTGTGGCAGACCCGGCTGCTGCGCTTCAACAAGCTCACCGTGGCCGATGAAGTGGAGAACGCGCTGAGTTATTACGAATCGACTTTCCTGCGCGAGATACCCAAGCTGTATGCCAACCTGGAGCAACTGCTGGGTAACAACCAGCCCGTGCACAGTTTCTTGCGCATGGGCCAATGGATCGGCGGTGACCGTGATGGCAACCCCAACGTCAGCGCACAGACGCTGGACTACGCGCTGCGCCGGCAGGCCGAAGTGGCCCTGCGCCACTACCTGACCGAGGTGCATTACCTGGGCGGCGAGCTGTCGGTGTCCGCCATGCTGAACGAGTGCACGCCGGAGATGAAGGCGTTGGCCGAAAGCTCACCCGACCAGAACGTGCACCGCATGGACGAACCCTACCGCCGCGCCCTCACCGGCGTTTATGCGCGCCTGGCCGCTACCCTGAAAGAACTGACCGGCACCGAGGCCGCGCGCCACGCGGTGGCACCACAAAACCCGTACAAACGCTCGCAAGAGTTTGCGGCCGAGCTGCGCACCATCGAGGCCTCGCTCAAAGCCAACCATGGCTCTGCGCTGGTGGCCGAACGCCTGCACCCGCTGATCCGCGCGGTAGATGTATTTGGCTTCCACCTGGCCACGGTGGACCTGCGCCAGAGCTCCGATAAACACGAAGAAGTGGTTGCCGAACTGCTGGCCACTGCCCGCATCGAGACCAACTACTCCGCCCTGGACGAAGCCGCCAAACGCAAGCTGCTGATGGGCCTGCTGGGCGACGCGCGTGCGCTGCAGGTGCATGGCATCAGTTACTCGGCGCATACCCAAAGTGAGCTGGCCATTTTCTCGGCCGCCAAGGTGATGCGTGAACGTTTTGGCCACGAGGCGATACGCCACTACATCATCAGCCACACCGAAACCGTCAGCGATTTGCTGGAAGTGCTGCTGCTGCAAAAAGAGGTGGGCTTGATGCGCGGTGTGCTGAACGGCCCCGCCACTTCTACCGGCGCTGACCCGCTGAGCCCCGTCTGTGACCTGATTGTGGTGCCGCTGTTTGAAACCATCGAAGACCTGCGCAATGCCGCGCCCATCATGCGCGAGTTTTACGCCCTGCCAGGCATCGCGGCCCTGGTACAGCGCAGTGGTGGCGAGCAGGACATCATGCTGGGTTACTCCGACAGCAACAAGGATGGCGGCATCTTCACCAGCAACTGGGAGCTGTACCGCGCGGAGATTGCGCTGGTGGAGTTGTTTGACGAACTCGCGAAGAGCCATCCCATCCAGCTGCGCATGTTCCACGGCCGTGGCGGCACCGTAGGCCGCGGTGGCGGCCCCAGCTACGAGGCGATTCTGGCCCAACCCCCGGGCACGGTGCGCGGCCAGATCCGCCTGACCGAGCAGGGTGAGGTGATTGGCTCCAAATACGCCAACCCCGAGATCGGCCGACGCAACCTGGAAACCCTGGTCGCCGCCACGCTGGAAGCCACGCTGCTGCAACCCACCAAGTCCGCCACCAAGGCCTACCTGGACGCAGCGGCCGAACTGTCGCGCAACAGCATGGCCGCCTACCGCGCGCTGGTGTACGAGACCCCCGGTTTTACCGAATATTTTTTCAGCTCTACGCCCATACGGGAGATCGCCGAACTGAACATCGGCTCGCGCCCTGCGTCGCGCAAGGCCTCACAGCGCATTGAAGACCTGCGCGCCATCCCCTGGGGCTTTAGCTGGGGCCAGTGCCGCCTGACCCTGCCCGGTTGGTATGGCTTTGGCTCGGCCGTGCAGGCTTTTATCAGCGCCGGCACACCTGCGGAGCAAAAAGAGCGCACCGCCCTGCTGCAGAAGATGTACCGCCAGTGGCCCTTCTTCAAGACCCTGTTGTCGAACATGGACATGGTGATGGCCAAGAGTGATCTGGCGCTGGCCTCACGTTATTCGGAGCTGGTGGCCGACGCGCGGCTGCGCAAGAAAATCTTCACCGCGATTGAGGCCGAATGGCACAGCACGGCCCAGGCACTGGCCACCATCACCGGCGACAAGAACCGCCTTGCCAACAACGCGGCGTTGCAGCGCTCCATCCGCCACCGCTTTCCGTATATTGACCCGCTGCACCATTTGCAAGTGGAATTGGTGCGGCGATACCGGGAAGGCAAGGCGGATGAGCGGGTGCAGCGGGGGATTCATATTTCGATCAACGGGATTGCGGCTGGGTTGCGGAATACGGGGTGA
- a CDS encoding LytTR family DNA-binding domain-containing protein, with the protein MTGVVLKALVVDDEALARARMRTLLGDCKTPTVHCVGEAANAVQAMEMLQHQAVDVALLDIHMPGADGLALAQSLQSLSQPPALIFVTAHAEHAVRAFDLEAVDYLTKPVRLERLQQALQKVERYIQSRRGLEANLAQDDVLIIQERGRTERIPLQQILYFKAELKYVTVRTASRSYILDGSLNELEEKHRADFVRIHRNALIARRAVRALEKHFDAEEGEGWAVRLNGVDELLAVSRRQLAAVRELVSR; encoded by the coding sequence ATGACGGGCGTCGTGCTCAAAGCGCTGGTGGTGGACGACGAAGCCCTGGCCCGCGCCCGCATGCGCACGCTGCTTGGGGACTGCAAGACCCCCACGGTGCATTGTGTGGGTGAAGCTGCCAACGCGGTGCAGGCCATGGAAATGTTGCAGCATCAGGCCGTGGATGTGGCATTGCTCGACATCCACATGCCCGGAGCGGATGGTTTGGCATTGGCGCAATCCCTGCAGTCTTTGTCGCAACCACCGGCGCTGATTTTTGTAACGGCCCACGCAGAGCACGCCGTTCGGGCCTTTGATCTGGAGGCGGTGGATTACCTGACCAAACCCGTGCGGCTGGAGCGTTTGCAGCAGGCGCTACAAAAAGTAGAGCGATACATTCAATCCCGACGGGGGCTAGAGGCCAATTTGGCTCAAGACGATGTGCTGATCATCCAGGAGCGGGGCCGCACCGAGCGCATACCGCTGCAGCAGATTCTGTACTTCAAGGCCGAGCTCAAATACGTGACCGTGCGCACTGCCAGCCGCAGCTACATCCTGGACGGTTCACTCAACGAGCTGGAAGAAAAACACCGCGCCGACTTTGTGCGCATCCACCGCAACGCCCTGATCGCCCGGCGCGCCGTACGGGCGCTGGAGAAACACTTTGATGCGGAAGAGGGTGAAGGTTGGGCCGTTCGGCTGAATGGGGTGGATGAGTTGCTGGCGGTATCGCGGCGGCAACTGGCGGCGGTGCGGGAGTTGGTTTCGCGGTAG
- a CDS encoding sensor histidine kinase: MKDTQILSAFHDMPPPADDGRPAGAQPVEAGLVFDACQTGVVLRAVLFVEVSAGVGVAFFAHDAMDWVIRLAMVTGGALPATLSWLLLACVSKRVLARLPPVAQYMVAVLMGAVAGLYGCGMLAWSGIMISPPWVASAFSGALLSGILVAALVMRSKGRMPADTSARLAELQSRIRPHFLFNTLNSAIALVRAEPAKAEALLEDLSDLFREALKDSGEPVRLAQEIELAQRYLAIEQVRFGDRLRVQWALDPDADGALLPPLLLQPLVENAVRHGVEPSDKGADVRISTQRRGSMVVIKVTNTVPNGQGEQGQGLALRNVRERLDLLHDVHSQFRSALKDGVFQVRMEVPI, from the coding sequence ATGAAAGACACCCAAATATTATCGGCGTTCCACGACATGCCCCCGCCAGCCGACGACGGCAGGCCCGCGGGCGCGCAGCCGGTAGAGGCGGGTTTGGTGTTTGACGCCTGCCAGACCGGGGTGGTGTTGCGGGCGGTGTTGTTTGTAGAAGTGTCTGCGGGTGTGGGTGTTGCATTTTTTGCCCACGATGCGATGGACTGGGTGATACGCCTGGCCATGGTGACCGGTGGTGCCTTGCCGGCAACCCTGTCGTGGTTGTTGCTGGCATGTGTGTCTAAGCGGGTGTTGGCGCGCCTGCCGCCGGTGGCGCAGTACATGGTGGCGGTGCTCATGGGAGCAGTGGCGGGCCTGTATGGCTGTGGCATGTTGGCCTGGTCGGGCATCATGATCAGCCCACCCTGGGTGGCCAGCGCTTTCAGCGGCGCCCTGTTGTCGGGCATTTTGGTGGCGGCGTTAGTTATGCGCAGCAAGGGCCGCATGCCGGCCGATACGTCGGCCCGGCTGGCTGAGCTGCAGTCCCGCATACGCCCGCATTTTTTGTTCAACACCCTCAACAGTGCTATTGCGCTAGTGCGGGCCGAGCCGGCCAAGGCCGAAGCGCTGCTGGAAGACCTGAGCGACCTGTTCCGCGAGGCCCTGAAAGACTCTGGCGAGCCGGTGCGGCTGGCGCAGGAGATCGAACTGGCGCAGCGTTACCTGGCGATTGAGCAGGTGCGTTTTGGTGACCGCCTGCGGGTGCAGTGGGCGCTGGACCCCGATGCAGACGGCGCGCTGCTGCCCCCGTTGTTGCTGCAGCCTTTGGTAGAAAATGCGGTGCGCCACGGCGTGGAGCCCAGTGACAAGGGTGCCGACGTGCGAATTTCCACACAACGCAGGGGGTCGATGGTGGTGATCAAGGTGACCAATACCGTGCCCAACGGGCAGGGTGAACAAGGCCAGGGCCTGGCGCTGCGCAATGTGCGTGAGCGGCTGGACCTGCTGCACGATGTGCACAGCCAGTTTCGCAGCGCACTCAAAGACGGTGTCTTTCAGGTGCGCATGGAGGTGCCAATATGA
- the argH gene encoding argininosuccinate lyase has translation MSKNQLDKKSQAWSALFSEPMSDLVKRYTSSVFFDKRMWQADITGSLAHAEMLAAQGIIGAEDHASIQRGMAQITADIESGNFEWKLDLEDVHLNIEARLTQLVGDAGKRLHTGRSRNDQVATDVRLWLRSEIDLIGELLVDLQKSLVDVAEKNVDVILPGFTHLQVAQPVSFGHHMLAYVEMFSRDAERFAEVRRRTNRLPLGAAALAGTSYPLDRERVARTLGMVDENGNPQVCQNSLDAVSDRDFAIEFTSAATLTMVHISRMSEELIIWMSQNFSFIKIADRFTTGSSIMPQKKNPDVPELARGKTGRVVGHLMGLITLMKGQPLAYNKDNQEDKEPLFDTVDTLKDTLRIFSEMIGGQLNPATGVKEGGITVNAPAMEQATLKGYATATDLADYLVKKGLPFRDAHEIVAHAVKAATSHACDLSELPLAVLQEFNPMIEKDVYECLSLRGSLNARKTLGGTAPVQVQVQIARHRVRLA, from the coding sequence ATGTCCAAAAACCAACTCGATAAAAAATCCCAGGCGTGGTCCGCGCTGTTCTCTGAGCCCATGAGCGATCTGGTCAAACGCTACACCTCCAGCGTGTTTTTTGACAAGCGCATGTGGCAGGCCGACATCACCGGCAGCCTGGCCCACGCCGAGATGCTGGCGGCCCAGGGCATCATCGGTGCCGAAGACCACGCGTCCATCCAGCGCGGCATGGCGCAGATCACCGCAGACATTGAATCCGGCAACTTTGAGTGGAAGCTGGACCTGGAAGACGTGCACCTGAACATCGAAGCCCGCCTGACCCAGTTGGTGGGCGACGCCGGCAAGCGCCTGCACACCGGCCGCAGCCGCAACGACCAGGTCGCCACCGATGTACGCCTGTGGCTGCGCAGCGAGATTGATTTGATTGGCGAACTGCTGGTGGATCTGCAAAAGTCTCTGGTGGACGTGGCCGAGAAAAATGTGGACGTCATCCTGCCCGGTTTCACCCACCTGCAGGTGGCGCAGCCCGTGAGTTTTGGCCACCACATGCTGGCCTATGTGGAAATGTTCAGCCGCGATGCCGAGCGCTTTGCGGAAGTGCGCCGCCGCACCAACCGCCTACCCCTGGGCGCCGCCGCCCTGGCCGGCACCAGCTACCCACTGGACCGCGAACGTGTCGCCCGCACGCTGGGCATGGTCGATGAAAATGGCAACCCGCAGGTCTGCCAGAACAGCCTGGACGCAGTGAGCGACCGCGACTTTGCGATCGAGTTCACATCCGCCGCCACGCTGACCATGGTGCACATCAGCCGCATGAGCGAAGAGCTCATCATCTGGATGAGCCAGAACTTCAGCTTCATCAAGATTGCCGACCGCTTCACCACCGGCAGCTCCATCATGCCGCAGAAGAAAAACCCCGACGTGCCCGAACTGGCGCGCGGCAAGACCGGTCGTGTGGTCGGCCACCTGATGGGCCTGATCACGTTGATGAAAGGCCAGCCCCTGGCCTACAACAAGGACAACCAGGAAGACAAGGAGCCGCTGTTCGACACCGTGGATACCCTCAAAGACACACTGCGCATCTTCTCCGAGATGATTGGCGGCCAGTTGAACCCTGCAACCGGCGTCAAAGAAGGCGGCATCACCGTCAACGCGCCGGCCATGGAGCAGGCCACGTTAAAAGGTTACGCCACCGCCACCGACCTGGCCGATTACCTGGTCAAGAAAGGTTTGCCGTTCCGCGATGCACACGAGATCGTGGCCCATGCCGTCAAGGCCGCCACCTCACACGCCTGCGACCTATCCGAACTGCCGCTGGCGGTGCTGCAGGAGTTCAATCCGATGATTGAGAAAGACGTTTACGAATGTTTGAGCCTGCGCGGTAGCCTGAACGCACGCAAGACGCTGGGGGGTACTGCGCCGGTGCAGGTGCAGGTGCAGATTGCGCGGCATCGGGTGCGATTGGCTTAG
- a CDS encoding prolyl oligopeptidase family serine peptidase gives MRTVAIAFAIALTNALPVHAAAVAGVELPAAHAPCPVTDTHWGVKIEDPYRCLENLGEPGVQVYMKAQAEATEKVLSRIPGREPLLKRIQELDSEVPANVTDVSRDAKGNLFYEKRLASDNQFKLYLRRGFDGPEKLLVDPEALAKATGKPHAIGAYSNSRDGTLVAYSISAGGAEIGTLRVINTESGQEVMPPIDRIRGGDASWLDDGSAFFYSRLALGWENRPRAERFMDNTVYLRRLAEPGKDVAVFGPTVHPELGLDRSDGASVLVLRGQPVALAVVYHGVSRYRSLYMSETAALLAGKPQWRKVFDQSAQVSHISTHQGWLYLRSAKEAPRYKLLRLALPQADMARAEVLVPGGAEVITAIASAPEGLYFTRRDGAAKRLYRLPHGAEAGAAAQAIKLPFEGDVAIADADAELPGVVLQLSGWTRSARHYFLAATDTEPKELNLAPKGKFDAPAGVIAREVKVKSHDGVEVPVSIISRSDIKLDGRNPTMLYGYAAYGTVEEPGISPRTLAWLEQGGVMVICHARGGGILGDEWHKAGHKTTKFNTWRDGIATAEWLIRQGYTSASRLAVYGGSAGGIFVGRVVTERPDLFAAAAMGVGNLDQIRSETRANGAGNIPEYGTVKIEEEFHALRNNSTYEHIKPNTKYPALMFEHGVNDTRVDVWMSTKAGTRFAAANPDGKPVLMRLEYDAGHGVGSTRIQGQQRTADRWSFFLWHAGVPGFQPK, from the coding sequence TTGAGAACCGTTGCCATTGCCTTTGCTATAGCGCTGACCAACGCACTTCCTGTTCATGCCGCTGCCGTCGCTGGCGTGGAGTTGCCCGCTGCGCATGCGCCATGCCCTGTGACCGATACGCACTGGGGCGTGAAAATCGAAGACCCCTACCGCTGCCTGGAGAACCTGGGCGAGCCCGGCGTACAGGTCTATATGAAGGCGCAGGCCGAGGCCACCGAGAAAGTGCTCTCACGCATTCCGGGCCGGGAGCCGCTGCTCAAGCGCATCCAGGAGCTGGATTCCGAGGTGCCTGCCAACGTGACCGATGTGAGCCGCGATGCCAAGGGCAATCTGTTCTATGAAAAGCGTCTGGCCAGCGACAACCAGTTCAAGCTCTACTTGCGCCGTGGCTTCGACGGCCCCGAGAAGCTGCTGGTGGACCCGGAAGCACTGGCCAAGGCCACCGGCAAGCCACATGCCATCGGCGCCTACAGTAACAGCCGCGACGGTACCTTGGTGGCGTACAGCATTTCAGCCGGCGGAGCCGAAATTGGCACCCTGCGTGTGATCAATACCGAGTCTGGCCAGGAGGTGATGCCGCCGATCGACCGCATTCGTGGCGGCGATGCGAGCTGGCTCGATGACGGCTCGGCCTTCTTCTACTCCCGCCTGGCCCTAGGCTGGGAGAATCGCCCGCGTGCCGAGCGCTTCATGGACAACACGGTCTATCTGCGCCGTCTGGCCGAGCCGGGCAAGGATGTGGCGGTGTTCGGCCCCACGGTGCACCCCGAATTGGGCCTGGACCGATCCGACGGCGCTAGCGTGCTTGTGTTGCGCGGGCAGCCCGTGGCGCTGGCCGTTGTCTACCATGGTGTGAGCCGCTACCGCTCGTTGTACATGAGTGAAACTGCGGCGCTGCTGGCCGGCAAGCCGCAGTGGCGCAAGGTGTTTGATCAGTCCGCGCAGGTGAGCCATATCAGCACCCATCAAGGTTGGCTGTACCTGCGCTCGGCCAAGGAGGCACCGCGCTACAAGCTGCTGCGTCTGGCGCTGCCGCAGGCGGACATGGCCCGTGCCGAGGTGCTGGTGCCCGGCGGCGCGGAGGTGATCACGGCGATCGCCTCCGCCCCAGAGGGTCTGTACTTCACCCGCCGCGATGGCGCTGCCAAGAGGCTGTACCGTCTGCCGCATGGCGCGGAAGCGGGCGCTGCGGCGCAAGCCATCAAGCTGCCGTTCGAAGGCGATGTGGCTATTGCCGATGCAGACGCCGAGCTGCCTGGCGTGGTGCTGCAGCTCTCGGGATGGACGCGATCAGCCCGACACTACTTTCTGGCCGCCACAGACACTGAGCCCAAAGAGCTGAACCTGGCACCCAAAGGCAAGTTTGATGCGCCAGCCGGTGTGATAGCGCGCGAGGTAAAGGTGAAAAGCCACGATGGCGTGGAAGTACCGGTATCCATCATCTCGCGCAGCGACATCAAGCTCGATGGCCGAAACCCCACCATGCTCTACGGCTATGCCGCCTATGGCACCGTAGAGGAGCCGGGCATTAGCCCGCGCACCCTCGCTTGGCTGGAGCAGGGCGGGGTGATGGTGATCTGCCATGCGCGGGGTGGCGGCATCCTGGGCGATGAGTGGCACAAGGCCGGCCACAAGACCACCAAATTCAACACTTGGCGTGACGGCATTGCCACGGCCGAATGGCTAATCCGTCAGGGCTACACCTCGGCGTCGCGGCTGGCAGTGTATGGCGGCAGCGCCGGCGGCATCTTCGTTGGACGCGTGGTCACCGAGCGGCCCGATCTGTTTGCCGCTGCGGCCATGGGTGTGGGCAATCTGGACCAGATTCGCAGCGAGACGCGAGCCAATGGGGCCGGCAACATCCCCGAGTACGGCACGGTGAAGATCGAAGAAGAGTTCCACGCCCTTCGCAACAACAGCACCTATGAGCACATCAAGCCCAACACCAAGTACCCGGCGCTGATGTTCGAGCATGGCGTAAACGACACGCGCGTGGACGTGTGGATGAGCACCAAGGCAGGCACACGCTTCGCGGCGGCCAATCCCGATGGCAAGCCGGTGTTGATGCGCCTGGAGTACGACGCGGGTCATGGAGTGGGCTCCACGCGTATCCAGGGGCAGCAGCGCACGGCAGACCGCTGGTCTTTCTTCCTCTGGCACGCGGGCGTGCCGGGTTTTCAGCCGAAGTGA
- a CDS encoding DUF2804 domain-containing protein — protein sequence MNGVLPPAPPTVVLDGSPATGRYTGNPAHVDWSGLQGAFQRSALWKRFHHKRWHYVAMATEQCFVGLAIVDLGWTNTAFAYVFDRQQKKLLVDYSQDGLPGLTAQVSDRPTHGAVTWFRHIGSSMRYEHLQGSRYRLHVCIGKDLEMDAELDSAQAPPFLCAIGPIGQGGCAHSTVKSSALSLSGQVRAGGKTFDLGGGVASFDYSNGLLARDTQWRWASAHSPSVGFNLQQGYFGNHENALWLDGELIPLDNAHFDFEPKAPLAPWDIHTDDGLLALRFQPEGARQQSKNLLVAASYYIQPIGSFSGTVKTSPNATARQVHALVGVTEDHQSRW from the coding sequence ATGAATGGTGTTCTCCCTCCTGCTCCGCCCACCGTGGTGTTGGACGGCAGCCCCGCTACCGGGCGTTACACCGGAAACCCGGCACACGTCGATTGGTCGGGTCTGCAAGGCGCCTTCCAACGCTCGGCTTTGTGGAAGCGTTTTCACCACAAGCGCTGGCACTACGTTGCCATGGCCACGGAGCAGTGTTTTGTAGGGCTTGCCATTGTGGACCTTGGTTGGACCAATACCGCCTTTGCCTATGTTTTTGACCGTCAGCAAAAGAAGCTGCTCGTCGATTATTCCCAAGATGGTTTGCCCGGCCTGACCGCACAGGTCAGTGACCGCCCCACACACGGAGCGGTGACGTGGTTTCGCCATATCGGCAGCAGCATGCGTTATGAGCATTTGCAAGGCAGCCGCTACCGCTTGCACGTCTGTATCGGCAAGGATCTGGAGATGGATGCCGAGCTGGACAGCGCGCAGGCACCACCGTTCCTCTGCGCCATTGGTCCCATTGGCCAGGGTGGCTGTGCCCACTCCACGGTGAAATCGTCGGCGCTGTCGTTAAGCGGCCAGGTCAGGGCGGGCGGAAAAACCTTTGACCTTGGCGGTGGCGTGGCCAGTTTTGATTACTCCAATGGCCTGCTGGCCCGCGATACCCAGTGGCGCTGGGCCTCGGCCCATTCACCCAGCGTGGGTTTCAATCTGCAACAGGGCTACTTTGGCAACCATGAAAATGCGCTGTGGCTGGATGGTGAGTTGATTCCCTTGGACAATGCGCATTTTGACTTTGAGCCCAAGGCCCCATTGGCACCTTGGGACATCCACACCGACGACGGCCTGCTAGCCCTGCGGTTTCAGCCCGAAGGCGCCCGCCAACAAAGCAAGAACCTGTTGGTGGCAGCCAGCTACTACATTCAGCCCATAGGCAGCTTCAGCGGGACCGTGAAAACATCACCCAACGCCACAGCGCGGCAGGTTCATGCACTAGTGGGGGTGACAGAAGACCACCAATCCCGCTGGTAG
- a CDS encoding aldo/keto reductase — translation MQTVQLGRSGLHVTPICLGTMTFGEQVDEPTAHTIMDRAVERGINFLDTAEMYAVPARAETYNATEKIMGNWLAERPGLRQKLTIATKVAGPSRGMPWVRGGKGDTSAQDIIDACDGSLQRLKTDVIDLYQIHWPNRSVPMFGGLYYKPADDSAVTSLHAQLEALGQLVKAGKVRAVGFSNETPYGVHEMVHLAEQHGLPRIATVQNVYNLISRGLENGLDETMHRLGVSLLAYSPLAFGLLTGKYDASGTEGPNAPQEARIARFESVRKQRWGRPQSLAAARRYNALAQSVGLTPTQLALAFCYTKWQVASTIIGVTSVAQLDEDINAFGTTLAPETLAAIDAIRLEMRDPAF, via the coding sequence ATGCAAACAGTACAACTCGGCCGCAGCGGCCTACACGTCACCCCCATCTGCCTGGGCACCATGACCTTTGGTGAACAGGTGGATGAGCCCACCGCCCACACCATAATGGACCGCGCCGTGGAGCGTGGCATCAATTTCCTGGACACGGCCGAGATGTACGCCGTGCCGGCCCGCGCCGAGACCTACAACGCCACTGAAAAAATCATGGGCAACTGGCTGGCCGAGCGCCCGGGCCTGCGTCAGAAGCTCACCATCGCTACCAAGGTGGCCGGCCCCTCGCGCGGGATGCCCTGGGTGCGCGGCGGCAAGGGCGACACGTCGGCGCAGGACATCATCGATGCGTGTGATGGCAGTCTGCAGCGGCTCAAGACCGATGTGATCGACCTATACCAAATCCACTGGCCGAATCGCTCGGTGCCCATGTTTGGCGGGCTGTACTACAAGCCCGCGGACGACAGCGCAGTGACCAGCCTTCATGCCCAGTTGGAAGCGTTGGGCCAGTTGGTCAAGGCCGGCAAGGTGCGGGCGGTTGGCTTTTCCAACGAGACGCCGTATGGCGTGCATGAAATGGTGCACCTGGCCGAGCAACATGGCCTACCACGCATCGCCACCGTGCAAAACGTCTACAACCTGATCAGCCGGGGGCTGGAGAATGGGCTGGATGAAACGATGCACCGACTGGGCGTTTCCCTGCTGGCCTATTCACCGCTGGCCTTTGGGTTGTTGACGGGCAAATACGACGCATCGGGTACCGAGGGGCCGAACGCGCCGCAGGAGGCGCGTATTGCCCGCTTTGAATCGGTACGCAAACAACGCTGGGGCCGCCCGCAGTCTCTGGCCGCCGCCCGGCGCTACAACGCGCTGGCGCAGTCGGTGGGGCTGACACCCACGCAGCTGGCGCTGGCGTTTTGTTACACCAAATGGCAGGTGGCCAGCACCATCATTGGGGTGACTTCGGTGGCCCAGTTGGATGAGGATATCAACGCGTTTGGTACGACGCTGGCGCCTGAGACGTTGGCGGCGATTGATGCGATTCGGTTGGAGATGCGGGATCCTGCTTTTTAG